In the genome of Populus alba chromosome 11, ASM523922v2, whole genome shotgun sequence, one region contains:
- the LOC118047554 gene encoding trafficking protein particle complex II-specific subunit 130 homolog isoform X3, translating to MITALSFLHTCDCLYTCRINMPGKQREFGGVDHGDDWAALLNPENKPLTQIVQDDSFREFEFRQYLFAYQSKLLFKLNRPFEVASRGHSFIISFSKALTLHENMLPFCMREVWVITACLAIINATASPNYDGLAAPDIEKEFYRLKGDLYSLCRVKFMRLAYLIGYGADIERSPVNSALLSMLPWPKPPVWPSVPPDASPEVLEKEKVILQATPKIKNFGIQSKPLPLEPSVLLREANRRRASLSAGNVFEMFDGRPTLIDGSASDASSRTPQSKKMNAISMSRTNSSPGTFDGSVDRPMRLAEIYVAAEHALKHTISDADLWKALSSVEEFEQKYLELTKGAADNYHHSWWKRHGVVLDGEIAAVCFGHGNFDLAAKSYEKVCALYAGEGWQELLADVLPNLAECQKMLNDQAGYLASCVKLLSLDKGLFSTKERQAFQAEVLRLAHSEMKDPVPLDVSSLITFSGNPGPPLELCDGDPGILSVTVWSGFPDDITLDSLNLTLTATFNADEGAKALRSSTATILKPGRNTITLALPPQKPGSYVLGVLTGQIGQLRFRSHSFSKVGPADSDDFMSYEKPTRPILKVFKPRPLVDLAAAISSALLINETQWVGVIVRPLDYSLKGAVLYIDTGPGLNIEESHVIEMETHVNISQSSAEMTNSNDTQKDCSLASKKEFQQLKLQDGRIEFPAWASDVNSVLWIPVRAISDRLPRGSSSVTPQKQSNLDGMRTIALKLEFGVSHNQIFERTVAVHFTDPFHVSTRVADKCNDGTLLLQVILHSQVKATLTIYDAWLELQDGFIHTGQGTGRPTSSFFPLMISPTSRAGIMFSIRLGKVIDKDEVEALQTESILNIRYGIYGERTNGAHPPVSMDGIEPEDARQDLLFKSAIVLQRPVLDPCLAVGFLPLPSTGLRVGQLITMQWRVERLKGLEDNGISEHNGEVLYEVSANSENWMLAGRKRGHVTLSTIQGSRIVISVLCVPLVAGYVRPPQLGLPNVDESNISCNPPGPHLVCVMPPALSSSFCIPP from the exons CTTTTATTCAAGCTGAATCGTCCCTTTGAGGTTGCATCAAGGGGTCATTCATTTATAATTAGCTTCTCAAAGGCCCTCACATTGCATGAG AATATGCTACCTTTTTGTATGCGAGAAGTTTGGGTTATAACTGCTTGCTTGGCTATAATCAACGCTACTGCTTCTCCTAATTACGATGGACTCGCGGCACCTGACATAGAAAAGGAGTTCTACCGCCTCAAGGgtgatctttattctttatgTCGAGTTAAG TTCATGAGGCTAGCCTATTTGATCGGATATGGAGCAGATATTGAAAGAAGTCCTGTCAACAG tgCCTTACTCAGCATGCTACCTTGGCCCAAGCCTCCGGTTTGGCCATCAGTTCCACCTGATGCTTCCCCTGAGGTTCTTGAGAAGGAAAAG GTGATCCTTCAAGCTactcctaaaataaaaaactttggcATCCAGAGCAAGCCACTGCCTCTTGAACCTTCTGTACTTCTGCGAGAGGCTAATCGGCGAAGGGCTTCCCTTTCTGCTGGGAATGTGTTTGAGATGTTTGATGGCCGCCCAACCTTGATTGATGG ATCAGCTTCAGATGCTTCATCAAGGACCCCCCaatcaaagaaaatgaatgCGATTTCTATGTCGCGGACTAATTCTTCACCTGGAACTTTTGATGGTTCAGTAGATCGACCTATGAGACTTGCAGAGATTTATGTTGCTGCCGAACATGCTCTGAAGCATACAATTTCTGATGCAGATCTTTGGAAAGCTTTGTCATCTGTAGAGGAGTTTGAG CAAAAGTATCTCGAGCTAACCAAAGGTGCTGCAGACAATTACCATCATTCCTGGTGGAAAAGGCATGGAGTTGTTCTCGATGGTGAAATAGCAGCTGTTTGCTTCGGGCATGGAAATTTTGATCTAGCTGCAAAGTCTTATGAGAAAGTTTGTGCCCTTTATGCTGGCGAAGGATGGCAGGAATTATTGGCTGATGTCCTTCCCAATTTAGCTGAGTGCCAGAAGATGCTAAATGATCAAGCTGGCTATTTGGCATCTTGCGTGAAATTGCTGTCTTTAGATAAAGGTTTATTCTCAACAAAGGAGCGCCAAGCATTTCAGGCCGAGGTACTTCGTCTTGCACACAGTGAGATGAAGGACCCTGTGCCCTTGGATGTTTCATCACTGATTACGTTTTCTGGAAATCCCGGACCTCCCTTGGAGTTATGTGATGGGGATCCTGGTATTCTCTCTGTAACTGTTTGGAGTGGCTTTCCTGATGATATAACTCTTGATTCACTTAACCTCACTTTGACTGCTACATTTAATGCTGATGAGGGTGCTAAG GCATTAAGGAGCTCTACTGCCACCATACTGAAGCCTGGTAGGAATACCATTACCCTTGCTTTACCTCCTCAAAAACCAGGTTCCTATGTCTTGGGGGTTCTTACTGGGCAGATTGGTCAGTTGAGATTTAGATCTCATAGTTTTTCGAAGGTTGGCCCAGCAGACAGTGAtgatttcatgagttatgaaAAGCCCACTAGACCTATACTCAAG GTTTTCAAACCAAGACCACTAGTTGATCTTGCTGCAGCTATTTCATCTGCTTTACTGATAAATGAAACTCAGTGGGTTGGGGTTATAGTACGGCCTCTTGACTACTCTCTCAAAGGTGCTGTCTTGTATATTGATACTGGTCCGGGTCTGAATATTGAAGAGTCGCATGTCATTGAGATGGAGACCCATGTCAATATTTCACAGAGCAGTGCTGAAATGACAAACTCTAATGACACACAAAAGGATTGTTCTTTGgcttctaaaaaagaatttcagcAGTTAAAACTTCAAGATGGTAGAATAGAGTTTCCTGCTTGGGCAAGTGATGTAAATTCTGTTCTCTGGATTCCTGTTCGTGCAATCAGTGACAGGCTTCCTAGAGGGTCATCCTCAG TCACCCCTCAGAAACAAAGCAATCTAGATGGCATGAGGACAATTGCTTTGAAACTTGAATTTGGAGTATCCCACAACCAGATATTTGAAAG AACTGTAGCAGTACATTTCACTGATCCTTTCCATGTGAGCACACGTGTTGCAGACAAGTGCAATGATGGTACTCTGCTGTTGCAG GTGATACTGCATTCCCAAGTGAAGGCTACGTTGACCATATATGATGCTTGGCTTGAACTTCAAGATGGATTTATTCATACTGGACAAGGAACTGGAAGACCAACTTCAAGCTTCTTCCCGCTCATGATTTCTCCAACCTCTAGAGCAGGAATCATGTTCAGTATTCGCTTGGGAAAAGTAATTGACAAAG ATGAAGTGGAAGCACTGCAGACAGAGAGCATACTAAATATCCGATATGGAATTTATGGTGAGCGAACAAATGGAGCGCATCCTCCTGTTTCCATGGATGGCATTGAACCTGAGGATGCCAGGCAGGACTTGCTCTTCAAGAGTGCTATTGTACTGCAGAGACCAGTGCTTGACCCATGCCTGGCTGTTggttttcttcctcttccttcaACTGGCCTCAGAGTTGGACAACTCATCACCATGCAGTGGAGGGTTGAAAGATTGAAGGGCCTGGAGGACAATGGAATTTCTGAACACAAT GGTGAGGTTCTGTATGAAGTCAGTGCAAATTCTGAAAATTGGATGCTTGCTGGGAGAAAGCGCGGACATGTTACTCTCTCAACTATCCAAG GTTCAAGAATAGTCATCTCAGTATTATGTGTGCCGTTGGTAGCTGGTTATGTCCGTCCTCCTCAACTTGGACTACCAAATGTTGATGAGTCAAATATAAGCTGCAATCCTCCTGGGCCCCATCTGGTTTGTGTTATGCCTCCAGCTCTCAGCTCTTCCTTCTGCATTCCGCCTTGA
- the LOC118047555 gene encoding probable disease resistance protein At1g61300, translating to MEMEDWIESMRGGELVVIDEGGRSTVSQGQRGDLSDTENLTESITVEGYMLINQGRVSSEGQETYVSNVGVEDLTDDFIMVADESGVSEGLDTHKAKGEALLTTELVGQGFEKNREMIWSWLMKDEVSSIGIYGMGGVGKSSLATHIHNELLQRPTSFKYVFWITVSQDFSISKLQYLIAKAINLNLSNEDDEKKRAAKLYKALVAKGKSVLILDDLWNHFHLEKVGIPVEVNMCKLILTTRSLDVCRRMGCQERIEVELLTKEEAWTLFKEKLGHDAALSPEVEQMEKLVAAECACLPLGIITMAGSMRGVDDLYEWRNALTELKQSEVRPHDMEPEVFHILRFSYMSLNDSALQQCLLYCAFFPEGFTMDREDLIEYLIDEGIIQPMKSRQAEFDKGQAMLNNLENACLLQSYIRKENYRCFKMHDLIRDMALQKLRENSPIMVEVRERLKELPGMDEWKEDLVRVSLMENRLKEIPSSCSPMCPKLSTLFLNSNIELEIIADSFFKHLQGLKVLNLSSTAIQKLPGSFSDLVNLIALYLRRCEKLRHIPSLAKLRELRKLDLRYTALEELPQGMEMLSNLRYLNLHGNSLKELPAGILPNLSRLKFLSINRETGFFKTERVEEVACLKSLETLRYQFCDLSEFKKYLKSPDVRQPLIMYFFLIGQLGVDPTMDYLLYMTPEEVFYKEVLLNNCNIGEKGRFLELPEDVSALSIGRCHDARSLCDVSPFKHAPSLKSFVMWECDRIECLVSMSESSPKIFERLESLYLKTLKNFFVLITREGSATPPLQSKSTFAHLKSLTIGACPSMKNLFSLDLLPNLKNLEVIEVDDCHKMEEIIAIEEEEEGTMVKDSNSSSNRNTVTNLSKLRALKLSNLPELKSIFHGVVICGSLQEILVVNCPELKRIPLFDPVLGIDEIPLRRIQAYPKEWWERVEWGNSNSKNVLQPLCVFQEALYY from the exons ATGGAAATGGAAGATTGGATAGAGAGTATGAGAGGGGGGGAGTTGGTGGTTATTGATGAAGGTGGTAGATCAACAGTTTCTCAAGGGCAAAGAGGAGATCTTTCAGACACAGAAAATTTGACAGAGAGCATAACCGTAGAAGGGTATATGCTTATCAACCAAGGTAGAGTTTCGTCGGAAGGGCAAGAGACATATGTTTCGAATGTGGGAGTGGAGGATTTGACGGATGACTTCATTATGGTTGCCGACGAAAGTGGGGTTTCTGAAGGGCTTGATACACATAAAGCTAAAGGAGAAGCATTACTGACAACAGAGCTGGTAGGCCagggttttgaaaaaaatagggaGATGATCTGGTCTTGGTTGATGAAGGATGAAGTCTCAAGTATTGGCATTTATGGGATGGGCGGTGTTGGTAAATCATCATTGGCAACGCACATCCACAATGAGCTTCTACAAAGACCAACTTCTTTCAAGTATGTGTTTTGGATTACTGTATCACAAGATTTTAGCATCAGTAAATTGCAGTATCTCATTGCCAAAGctattaatttaaatctttcAAATGAAGATGATGAGAAGAAAAGAGCTGCCAAGTTGTATAAAGCATTAGTTGCAAAGGGAAAATCTGTTCTCATTCTAGATGATTTGTGGAATCATTTTCATCTAGAAAAGGTGGGCATACCTGTTGAAGTGAACATGTGCAAGCTGATTCTCACAACTCGATCATTGGACGTTTGCAGGCGGATGGGTTGCCAAGAGAGAATCGAAGTAGAGCTTCTTACTAAGGAAGAAGCTTGGACTTTGTTCAAGGAGAAACTTGGGCATGATGCTGCACTCTCTCCTGAAGTTGAACAGATGGAAAAATTGGTTGCAGCTGAATGTGCTTGTCTGCCACTTGGGATTATAACAATGGCAGGAAGCATGAGGGGAGTGGATGACTTATATGAGTGGAGGAATGCGTTGACAGAATTGAAACAATCAGAAGTTAGACCACACGACATGGAACCTGAGGTATTCCATATTTTGAGATTTAGTTACATGAGTTTGAATGACTCAGCATTGCAACAGTGCCTCTTATACTGTGCATTCTTTCCAGAGGGTTTCACTATGGATAGAGAGGACCTGATAGAGTATTTGATTGATGAGGGGATAATTCAACCAATGAAGAGCAGGCAGGCAGAATTTGATAAAGGTCAGGCTATGCTTAACAATCTTGAAAATGCCTGCTTATTGCAAAgttatataagaaaagaaaactacaGATGTttcaagatgcatgacttgattcGAGATATGGCTCTCCAGAAACTCAGAGAGAACTCCCCAATCATGGTTGAAGTTAGGGAGCGACTAAAAGAATTACCAGGCATGGATGAGTGGAAAGAGGATCTTGTGAGAGTTTCGTTAATGGAAAATCGCCTCAAGGAAATTCCCTCTAGTTGTTCACCAATGTGTCCCAAACTTTCAACATTATTTCTAAACTCAAATATCGAGCTAGAAATCATTGCAGATTCCTTTTTCAAGCATTTGCAAGGGCTCAAGGTTCTTAATCTATCAAGTACTGCTATCCAGAAATTGCCAGGTTCCTTTTCTGATCTAGTGAATCTCATTGCATTATATCTCAGAAGGTGTGAGAAGCTGAGGCATATACCATCATTAGCAAAGCTTAGGGAGTTGAGGAAATTGGATCTCCGCTATACTGCACTTGAAGAACTGCCCCAAGGCATGGAAATGCTGTCCAATCTCAG GTATCTTAATCTTCATGGAAACAGTCTGAAGGAGTTGCCTGCTGGTATATTGCCTAACCTCTCCCGTCTAAAATTCCTCAGCATTAACCGGGAAACGGGTTTTTTCAAGACCGAAAGAGTAGAGGAAGTGGCATGTTTGAAGAGCTTGGAAACTTTGAGATACCAATTCTGTGATCTTTCTGAATTCAAGAAGTACCTCAAATCTCCAGATGTGAGGCAACCTCTAATCATGTACTTCTTCCTAATAGGACAACTAGGCGTGGATCCAACTATGGATTATTTACTTTATATGACACCAGAGGAAGTCTTTTATAAGGAAGTTTTGCTGAATAATTGCAATATCGGTGAAAAGGGAAGGTTCCTTGAGCTCCCAGAAGATGTTTCAGCTTTGTCAATTGGAAGATGCCATGATGCAAGAAGCTTATGTGATGTTTCTCCATTTAAACATGCACCTTCACTAAAGTCCTTCGTGATGTGGGAGTGTGACAGAATAGAGTGCTTAGTTTCAATGTCAGAATCCTCCCCGAAAATATTTGAAAGACTTGAGTCTCTATACCTTAAAACTTTGAAGAACTTCTTTGTCCTCATTACAAGAGAAGGATCTGCTACACCGCCACTGCAATCTAAATCTACCTTTGCCCATCTTAAATCCTTGACAATAGGTGCATGTCCAAGCATGAAGAATCTGTTCTCCCTTGACTTGTTGCCAAATCTCAAAAACTTGGAAGTGATTGAAGTTGATGACTGTCacaaaatggaggagataatagctatagaggaagaagaagaaggcactATGGTTAAAGATAGCAATAGCAGCAGCAACCGCAACACAGTTACCAATCTCTCAAAATTAAGGGCTTTGAAATTAAGCAACTTACCGGAGCTGAAGAGCATTTTCCATGGGGTAGTGATCTGTGGCTCTCTACAAGAGATTCTTGTGGTCAACTGCCCAGAGCTTAAGAGGATTCCCCTCTTTGATCCGGTCCTTGGCATTGACGAAATACCTCTTCGAAGAATCCAAGCATATCCGAAAGAGTGGTGGGAACGAGTGGAGTGGGGCAATTCCAACAGCAAGAATGTCCTTCAGCCCCTGTGTGTGTTTCAGGAGGCTTTGTATTATTAG
- the LOC118047553 gene encoding probable disease resistance protein At4g27220 yields the protein MVDGFWNYVEKKNNGFACKFCEFEFAAGTSVSRIKSHLSGIKGRGVSICNRVPDDVKDAACLAIQGGKKRRKPMSSSSNDVLVPNPVRDVEMTPMAAQRLHQLVEGGNLSGIEIGNWVDSMIGGEIMIIDQGRAPEVSEAHPAKGKAFQTTELVGRAFERNVSEIWSWLMKDDVSSIGIYGIGGVGKTSLLRHINDQLLQRPSSFQNVFWITVTQDFSIYKLQNLIAKAVDLDLSNDEDEKKRAVKLSNGLIAKKKFVLILDDLWNHFSPEKVGVPVGVDGCKLILTSRSLRVCRQMCCQEKIKVEPLSEDEAWTLFMEKLNVELPSEVTEIAKSVAKECTGLPLWIITMAGTMRQVDDIGQWRNALEKLKESKIGKGDMEADIFKIIEFSYMNLKDSALQQAFLYCALFPVDSGISREDLVEYMIVEGIVAKRKSRQAESDKGHAMLNKLENACLIESCAREGYRCVRMNTLVRDMAIKIQKVNSQAMVESGAQLEKLPDMEKWTEDLVRVSLMKNYITEIPASYSPRCPNLSTLLLSQNYMLRSIEGSFFTQLNGLAVLDLSNTGIKSLPGSISNLVCLTTLLLMRCQQLRQVPTLAKLTALKKLDLVYTQLEELPEGMELLSNLRYLDLSHTRLKQLSAGILPKLCRLQVLRVLLSSETQVTLKGEEVACLKRLEALECNFCDLIEFSEYVKSWEDTQPPRAYYFVVGPAVPSLSGIHKTELNNTVRLCNCSINREADLGTLPKTIQALEIVQCHDMTSLCAVSSMKHAIKLKSLAIWDCNGIECLLSLSSISVDTLQSLETLCLSSLKNLCGLFNRQRAPPPPFPSNGTFSSLKTCKISGCPSMKELFPAGVLPNLQNLEVIEVVNCNKMETIIAGGGIMSEESSFSISNTSAVSSTDISLPKLKLLTLICLPELQIICNDVMICSSLEEINAVDCLKLKRIPISLPLPCLQKIKVKAYPKKWWESVEWRY from the coding sequence atggttgaTGGATTTTGGAATTatgttgagaagaaaaataatggtttcGCCTGTAAGTTTTGTGAGTTTGAATTTGCAGCGGGCACTTCAGTTTCTAGGATTAAATCACATTTATCAGGAATTAAAGGGCGTGGCGTTAGCATATGTAATCGAGTGCCTGATGATGTTAAAGATGCAGCCTGTCTAGCAATTCAAGGTGGCAAGAAAAGACGTAAACCCATGTCAAGTTCAAGTAATGATGTGCTAGTTCCAAATCCAGTGAGAGATGTAGAAATGACACCAATGGCAGCTCAGAGATTACATCAACTGGTGGAAGGTGGAAATCTTTCAGGTATAGAAATAGGAAATTGGGTAGACAGTATGATTGGAGGAGAGATTATGATTATCGATCAAGGTAGAGCTCCTGAAGTGAGTGAAGCACATCCAGCTAAAGGAAAGGCATTTCAGACAACAGAGCTAGTGGGTCGTGCTTTTGAAAGAAATGTAAGTGAGATCTGGTCGTGGTTGATGAAGGATGATGTCTCAAGTATTGGTATTTACGGGATAGGCGGTGTTGGCAAAACGTCATTGTTGAGACATATCAATGATCAGCTTCTACAAAGACCAAGCTCTTTCCAGAATGTTTTTTGGATTACTGTAACGCAAGATTTCAGCATTTATAAATTGCAGAATCTCATCGCCAAAGCTGTTGATTTAGATCTTTCAAATGACGAGGATGAGAAGAAAAGAGCTGTGAAATTGTCAAATGGATTGATTGCGAAAAAGAAATTTGTTCTCATTCTAGATGATTTATGGAATCATTTTTCTCCAGAGAAGGTGGGCGTACCTGTTGGAGTCGATGGATGCAAGTTGATTCTGACAAGTAGATCATTAAGAGTTTGTAGACAGATGTGCTGCCAGGAGAAAATAAAAGTGGAGCCACTTAGCGAGGATGAAGCTTGGACTTTGTTTATGGAGAAACTTAATGTTGAACTTCCTTCAGAAGTTACAGAGATTGCAAAATCTGTTGCAAAGGAATGTACTGGTTTGCCACTTTGGATAATAACAATGGCAGGAACCATGAGGCAAGTGGATGATATAGGTCAGTGGAGGAATGCATTGGAGAAATTAAAAGAGTCAAAAATTGGGAAGGGTGACATGGAGGCTGATATATTCAAGATAATAGAGTTCAGCTATATGAACTTGAAAGATTCAGCTTTGCAACAAGCTTTCTTGTACTGTGCATTGTTTCCTGTAGATTCCGGAATCAGTAGAGAGGACTTAGTAGAGTATATGATCGTCGAGGGAATCGTTGCGAAAAGGAAGAGCAGACAAGCAGAATCTGACAAGGGCCATGCCAtgcttaataaacttgaaaatgcCTGCTTAATAGAAAGTTGTGCACGGGAAGGTTATAGATGCGTTCGAATGAATACCTTGGTTAGGGATATGGCCATCAAAATACAGAAAGTGAACTCTCAGGCCATGGTTGAATCTGGTGCACAGTTAGAGAAATTGCCGGACATGGAGAAATGGACGGAGGATCTAGTGCGAGTTTCCTTAATGAAAAATTACATAACTGAAATTCCTGCTAGCTATTCACCAAGATGTCCCAATCTTTCTACTTTGTTGTTATCTCAAAATTACATGCTGCGGTCGATTGAAGGTTCTTTTTTCACACAATTGAATGGACTCGCAGTTCTTGATCTTTCTAATACAGGTATTAAAAGTTTGCCAGGCTCCATATCTAATCTGGTGTGCCTCACTACATTATTACTCATGAGGTGTCAACAGCTGAGGCAAGTACCAACATTAGCAAAGCTTACAGCATTGAAGAAGTTGGACCTGGTTTACACACAACTTGAAGAATTGCCTGAAGGCATGGAATTGCTGTCCAATCTTAGGTATCTTGACCTCAGTCATACTAGACTAAAACAGTTGTCTGCTGGGATATTACCTAAACTCTGCCGCCTGCAAGTTCTCAGAGTTCTCTTGTCATCGGAAACTCAGGTGACACTTAAAGGAGAGGAAGTAGCATGCTTGAAGAGGTTGGAAGCTTTGGAATGCAATTTTTGTGATCTCATTGAATTTAGCGAGTATGTCAAGTCTTGGGAAGATACACAGCCACCGAGAGCTTACTATTTTGTAGTCGGACCGGCGGTTCCTTCTCTTTCTGGAATACACAAGACGGAGTTAAATAATACAGTTCGGTTGTGTAACTGTAGTATCAACAGAGAAGCAGATTTGGGGACACTTCCAAAAACCATTCAAGCCCTGGAAATTGTGCAATGCCACGACATGACGAGCTTATGTGCTGTTTCTTCAATGAAACATgcaataaaactaaaatcctTGGCAATTTGGGATTGTAATGGAATAGAGTGCTTGCTTTCGTTGTCCAGTATCTCCGTCGATACACTCCAAAGCCTTGAGACTCTATGTCTTAGCAGTTTGAAAAACTTGTGTGGCCTCTTTAACAGACAAAGAGCGCCTCCACCACCATTTCCATCCAACGGTACCTTTTCCAGTCTCAAAACATGCAAGATATCCGGGTGTCCAAGTATGAAGGAGCTGTTCCCTGCTGGCGTGCTGCCAAACCTACAAAACCTGGAAGTGATTGAAGTCGTAAATTGCAACAAAATGGAGACGATAATAGCAGGAGGAGGAATCATGAGTGAAGAAAGCAGTTTTAGTATAAGCAACACTTCTGCTGTTAGCAGCACTGACATCAGTCTCCCAAAGTTGAAGCTTTTGACATTGATATGCTTACCAGAACTGCAAATCATTTGTAATGATGTAATGATCTGCAGTTCCCTTGAAGAAATCAATGCAGTTGACTGTCTGAAGCTAAAGAGAATACCGATCTCGCTTCCCCTTCCTTGtcttcaaaaaatcaaagtcaagGCATATCCAAAAAAATGGTGGGAATCAGTGGAATGGCGTTATTGA
- the LOC118047552 gene encoding stemmadenine O-acetyltransferase has translation MDVSIISRELIKPSSPSIHHLSPFKLSLLDQLLPTTYVPMVFFYPANNNQDFKGLQISIQLKRSLSQTLSTFYPFSGRVRNNSIIDNYEKGAPFVETRVKGSLFDFLVQPQLNLLNKFLPCQPFGYQSDPEATPQVAIQVNTFDCGGTALGLCFSHKIIDLATAIAFLDSWAANTRGHHHEQINPGLFEASSRFPPQNELLVQFPLWVTENYLFKEGNVTKRFVFDVDAIAALRARAKSKRVANPSRTETLTAFIWKSCTEACRSLCALPRPSVSLHAVNIRQRTKPSFSRYSIGNLWWRSVTACELADTGIELNDLVSLTRESFTNINDDLLKDFQGENGLQGISTSLLKQLVGIGIRNPEIFLFSSWLNFDLNDVDFGWGKPIWVGLTGEVGRPSGWANATFFKQTGRNDEIEVWMTLNEKIMSAVERNPEFLEFSTPNPSIIMPHASS, from the coding sequence ATGGACGTCAGTATCATTTCAAGAGAGCTCATCAAACCCTCTTCGCCATCCATCCATCACCTTTCACCGTTCAAGCTGTCCCTTTTGGATCAGCTTTTACCCACAACTTATGTTCCGATGGTTTTCTTCTACCCAGCAAATAACAATCAAGATTTCAAAGGTTTACAAATCTCGATTCAACTAAAGAGATCACTGTCCCAAACACTATCCACCTTTTACCCTTTTTCTGGGAGGGTGAGAAACAACTCCATTATAGACAACTACGAGAAGGGTGCTCCATTTGTTGAAACCAGAGTGAAGGGGAGTTTGTTCGATTTTCTTGTACAACCTCAGCTAAATTTGCTGAATAAGTTTCTTCCATGCCAACCATTCGGCTATCAATCAGATCCAGAAGCAACACCGCAGGTAGCCATACAAGTTAACACATTTGATTGTGGTGGGACGGCTCTCGGTCTCTGCTTTTCACACAAGATCATCGATTTAGCTACGGCGATTGCGTTCCTCGACAGCTGGGCAGCCAACACCCGAGGTCATCACCATGAGCAAATAAATCCTGGTCTTTTTGAGGCGTCATCCCGATTCCCTCCGCAAAATGAATTATTAGTTCAATTTCCTTTGTGGGTGACGGAAAACTACTTGTTCAAAGAAGGAAATGTCACCAAGAGATTCGTTTTTGATGTCGATGCCATTGCCGCTCTAAGGGCTAGGGCTAAAAGCAAACGCGTGGCGAATCCATCGCGCACTGAAACACTGACTGCCTTCATTTGGAAATCCTGCACAGAAGCTTGTAGGTCGTTATGCGCTCTGCCAAGGCCGTCTGTCTCTCTACATGCAGTGAATATAAGACAGAGAACAAAACCTAGCTTTTCAAGATACTCTATTGGGAACCTGTGGTGGCGTTCAGTGACAGCCTGTGAGTTGGCTGATACCGGGATAGAGTTGAATGATTTGGTGAGCTTAACTAGAGAATCTTTCACTAATATAAACGATGATCTCCTCAAGGATTTCCAGGGTGAGAACGGGCTTCAAGGCATATCTACGTCCTTGCTGAAACAGCTGGTGGGGATAGGCATAAGAAACccagaaatatttttattttctagttggcTTAACTTTGATTTAAATGATGTCGATTTTGGATGGGGAAAACCTATATGGGTGGGTCTTACAGGAGAAGTTGGACGCCCTTCAGGGTGGGCGAACGCTACTTTCTTCAAACAGACTGGACGAAACGATGAAATTGAGGTGTGGATGaccttaaatgaaaaaataatgtctGCGGTAGAGCGTAACCCTGAGTTCCTCGAATTCTCTACTCCAAATCCTAGTATTATCATGCCTCATGCATcatcttaa